A stretch of the Cyanobium sp. Tous-M-B4 genome encodes the following:
- a CDS encoding DUF4346 domain-containing protein — protein sequence MPEVPSSRQQLDDQLSQRFIALDPAGYFLIRIDREAAELVVEHYGNGIDERGLATDPDTGEVLSCRGGGGVREPLAVFRGCSAKQLGIDLTEGPGPHPLTCLDHALYLGRELQRAQACLEQRIEYVQD from the coding sequence GATGACCAGCTCTCCCAGCGGTTCATCGCCTTAGACCCAGCCGGCTACTTCCTAATTCGCATCGATCGCGAGGCGGCGGAGCTGGTGGTTGAGCACTATGGCAATGGCATCGATGAGCGGGGCTTAGCCACCGATCCCGATACCGGAGAGGTATTGAGCTGCCGTGGTGGCGGCGGCGTTCGCGAGCCCTTGGCAGTTTTCCGGGGCTGCAGTGCCAAGCAACTGGGTATTGACCTGACCGAAGGTCCAGGCCCTCACCCGCTCACCTGCCTAGACCACGCCCTGTATCTAGGCAGGGAGCTTCAAAGAGCTCAAGCGTGCCTAGAGCAACGAATTGAATACGTCCAAGATTGA